The Clostridioides difficile genome has a segment encoding these proteins:
- a CDS encoding M18 family aminopeptidase — protein sequence MDSISFAKDLIDFIYNSPSSFHAVDSTKEILDKNGFEELALNKKWNLKVGGKYYITKNLSAIVAFVVNSDNIEEDGFRIIGSHSDSPTFSIKPNAEIEAEKAYLKLNTECYGGAILSTWLDRPLGIAGRVVLKGDSALKPKEKLIDFKKPICIIPNLAIHLNRSINDGHSYNKQKDMLPLVGLLNDTLEKDNFLLKQISSNLNVNIEDIIDFDLFLYEFEKGSLIGANDEFISIGRQDNLAMVHASLNALVDTKGQSGVNVMAVFDNEEVGSSTKQGADSNMLLNILERICLSIGKDREGFFEAIYSSFMISSDLAHAIHPNTPEKHDPTNKPVMGKGPVIKINASQAYTSDGYSIAIYKNICKEANVEYQEFVNRSDERGGSTIGPISSTHVDIPSVDVGSPILAMHSIRELGNVEDHYSIYKTFSKFFEI from the coding sequence ATGGATAGTATAAGCTTTGCTAAAGATTTAATAGATTTCATATACAATAGCCCATCATCTTTTCACGCAGTTGATAGTACTAAAGAAATCTTAGATAAAAATGGATTTGAAGAGTTAGCTTTAAATAAGAAATGGAATCTAAAAGTAGGTGGAAAATACTATATAACTAAAAATTTATCTGCTATAGTAGCTTTTGTAGTTAACTCAGATAATATAGAAGAAGATGGATTTAGAATAATAGGTTCTCATTCAGATTCTCCTACATTTAGTATCAAGCCAAATGCAGAAATAGAAGCTGAGAAAGCTTATTTGAAGCTGAATACAGAATGCTATGGAGGAGCAATATTAAGTACATGGTTAGATAGACCACTTGGTATAGCTGGGAGAGTAGTCTTAAAAGGAGATAGCGCACTTAAGCCAAAGGAAAAACTTATTGACTTTAAAAAGCCAATTTGCATAATACCAAATCTAGCTATACATTTGAATAGAAGTATAAATGATGGTCATTCATATAATAAACAAAAAGATATGCTACCTCTAGTTGGATTATTAAATGATACATTAGAAAAAGATAATTTTCTCTTGAAACAAATATCATCCAATTTAAATGTAAATATTGAAGATATAATAGACTTTGATTTATTCTTATACGAATTTGAAAAGGGAAGTTTAATAGGGGCTAATGATGAATTTATATCTATTGGAAGACAAGATAATCTTGCAATGGTACATGCTAGTTTAAATGCTTTGGTGGATACTAAAGGACAAAGTGGTGTAAATGTAATGGCTGTATTTGATAATGAAGAAGTTGGAAGTTCCACTAAACAGGGTGCAGATTCAAATATGTTATTAAACATATTGGAGAGAATATGTTTATCAATAGGGAAAGATAGAGAAGGATTTTTTGAGGCCATTTATTCGTCCTTCATGATATCATCAGATTTAGCTCATGCTATTCATCCAAATACTCCAGAAAAACATGACCCAACTAATAAACCAGTCATGGGAAAAGGGCCTGTTATAAAGATAAATGCAAGTCAAGCATATACAAGTGATGGATATTCTATAGCTATTTACAAAAATATATGTAAAGAAGCTAATGTCGAGTATCAAGAATTTGTAAATAGGTCAGATGAGAGAGGTGGAAGTACCATAGGTCCAATATCTTCTACTCATGTAGATATACCATCTGTGGATGTAGGAAGTCCAATTTTAGCAATGCATTCTATAAGAGAATTAGGTAATGTTGAAGACCATTATAGTATATATAAAACATTTAGTAAATTTTTTGAAATATAA
- a CDS encoding energy-coupling factor ABC transporter substrate-binding protein, with the protein MSAKTKTKTNILLLLLVVALIIFPLLVNSGAEYGGADGQAESEITKINPNYEPWFSSPYEPPSGEIESLLFSAQAALGAGVIGYILGLQKGKRS; encoded by the coding sequence ATGAGTGCTAAAACAAAAACAAAAACTAATATATTATTACTTTTATTAGTAGTAGCTCTGATTATATTCCCATTACTTGTGAATTCAGGTGCTGAATATGGAGGAGCAGATGGTCAAGCTGAAAGTGAAATTACTAAGATAAATCCAAATTATGAGCCTTGGTTTAGTAGCCCATATGAGCCACCAAGTGGAGAAATAGAGAGTTTATTATTTTCTGCACAAGCAGCTCTAGGTGCAGGTGTAATAGGATACATATTAGGTCTTCAAAAAGGAAAGAGAAGTTAA
- the cbiQ gene encoding cobalt ECF transporter T component CbiQ codes for MLIIDKYAYTNRLSKVNPNKKVAIGAIFLIASMVVKNVFILSGIMILMSILVVCVAGIDLKNYLKLLQIPMYFLFLSIGITLVNISFNKADLLYSFQFFSFYIGISKASIDMSIHVLFRAMSCLTCVYFCILTTPFNQLIFFFKKLHLPDTFVELSMLIYRFIFIFLEEFSEIYKSQELRFGYINLKTSYKSLGILGSMLYKRLMTRYDDMCISLDIKLYDGKFHIVGDNDV; via the coding sequence ATGCTTATAATTGATAAATATGCATATACAAATAGATTAAGTAAAGTAAATCCAAATAAAAAAGTAGCCATAGGAGCAATTTTTCTAATTGCTTCTATGGTAGTAAAAAATGTATTTATCTTAAGTGGAATTATGATTTTAATGAGTATTTTAGTTGTTTGCGTAGCAGGGATAGATTTAAAAAATTATTTGAAATTACTTCAAATACCAATGTATTTTTTATTTCTTAGTATAGGTATAACTCTTGTAAATATATCTTTTAATAAAGCAGATTTACTATATAGTTTTCAGTTTTTTAGTTTTTACATAGGAATATCAAAGGCATCTATTGACATGTCTATTCATGTGTTATTTAGAGCTATGTCTTGTTTAACTTGTGTGTATTTTTGTATACTTACAACACCTTTTAATCAGTTAATATTTTTCTTTAAAAAATTGCATTTACCAGACACCTTTGTTGAATTATCAATGTTAATATATAGATTTATATTTATATTTTTAGAAGAATTTTCAGAGATATATAAGTCACAAGAACTAAGGTTTGGGTATATAAATTTAAAAACTTCATATAAATCCTTAGGAATTCTTGGAAGTATGCTGTACAAAAGACTTATGACAAGGTATGATGATATGTGTATATCATTAGACATAAAATTGTATGATGGTAAATTTCACATAGTAGGGGATAATGATGTTTAA
- a CDS encoding energy-coupling factor ABC transporter permease — MKQNIKLGVIAALMLIILTPVTSNAMHIMEGYLPVKWSIAWGVIFIPFFLFGLKSIGKIVKQDPKKKVLLALCGAFVFVLSALKIPSVTGSCSHPTGVGLGAIMFGPSVMFVLGTIVLIFQALLLAHGGITTLGANAFSMAIIGPIISFLIFKALKKKDGNNAMPVFLAAAIGDLATYTITSIQLALAFPDPSGGVMASAIKFLGIFFMTQIPIAIAEGILTVIVYNLITENGEKSILENNDKGVKANEC; from the coding sequence ATGAAACAAAATATCAAATTAGGGGTTATAGCTGCACTTATGTTAATCATTTTGACTCCAGTTACATCAAACGCAATGCATATAATGGAAGGTTACTTACCAGTAAAATGGTCTATAGCATGGGGAGTTATATTTATACCATTTTTCTTATTTGGATTAAAATCAATAGGTAAGATAGTGAAGCAAGACCCTAAGAAGAAAGTTTTATTAGCTCTATGTGGAGCATTTGTATTTGTACTATCAGCACTAAAAATACCTTCAGTAACAGGAAGTTGTTCACATCCTACTGGAGTAGGTCTTGGAGCAATAATGTTTGGGCCAAGTGTAATGTTTGTTCTTGGGACTATAGTTCTAATATTCCAAGCATTATTATTAGCACATGGAGGAATAACTACTTTAGGAGCAAATGCTTTTTCAATGGCTATAATAGGGCCAATTATATCATTTTTAATATTTAAAGCATTAAAGAAGAAAGATGGAAACAATGCTATGCCAGTATTTCTTGCAGCAGCAATAGGAGACTTAGCCACGTATACAATAACTTCAATACAACTAGCACTGGCTTTCCCAGACCCATCTGGTGGAGTGATGGCTTCAGCAATTAAATTCTTAGGAATTTTCTTTATGACTCAAATACCAATAGCAATAGCAGAAGGTATTCTTACTGTAATTGTATATAATTTAATTACAGAAAATGGAGAAAAAAGCATACTAGAAAATAATGATAAAGGAGTTAAAGCTAATGAGTGCTAA
- a CDS encoding DUF3553 domain-containing protein: MNLDTLNPAQREAVEKTEGPVLILAGAGSGKTKVLTTRIAYLMEDKGVQAPSILAITFTNKAANEMRERVEKNIGSETKEMWISTFHSCCVRILRKDINKIGYNRSFVIYDAADQVTLVKDCLKELNLSDKVFEPKAVISAISGAKDKLYTPKQFKDMNMSDNRMVKIADIYALYQDRLKRNSALDFDDLILKTVELFKANDEVLAYYRSRFRYIMVDEYQDTSKAQYELIKLLAREHQNICVVGDDDQSIYGWRGADIRNILEFEKDYDNVHVVKLEQNYRSTQVILDAANKVISNNIERKRKKLWSEKKEGELIKIQLTGSEIEEADFIADSIAQIARKEKRPYKDFAVLYRANAQARPVEDALNRSQIPYNIYGGTKFYERKEIKDLVAYLRVIQNPQDDISIKRIINVPRRGIGLRTIEKIEDRANLKQESIYSVLIDIETNSDISTKARASISGFVDIIGTLRTIKEVYPVSKLIEKVLDTTGYMDELVEIRNKNEKDLTGKGEEAQDRIDNLREFISIALEFESSSDDTYENKDLETFLTSIALTSESNDEEDNDRVSLMTIHTSKGLEFPVVFLTGMEEGLFPISRAIKSLSESQIEEERRLCYVGITRAKEELYMSLTEKRTLYGKTNVAIASRFMEELPEECIERLYKMKKELSYSKASYNMLDKYTKKYMNTISKSKVADNVNATIKDSNKETNPEDIKLGSKVHHPKFGVGTVVSITGTDVTIAFDKQGIKKINKEYTTLDIL, from the coding sequence ATGAATTTAGATACATTAAATCCTGCTCAAAGAGAAGCAGTAGAAAAAACTGAAGGTCCAGTACTTATACTAGCTGGTGCTGGCTCAGGTAAAACTAAGGTACTAACAACAAGAATAGCATACCTTATGGAAGATAAAGGTGTACAAGCACCTAGTATATTAGCTATAACATTTACAAACAAAGCTGCAAATGAAATGAGAGAAAGAGTCGAAAAAAATATAGGTTCAGAAACTAAGGAAATGTGGATAAGTACATTCCACTCTTGTTGCGTTCGTATACTTAGAAAAGATATAAATAAAATTGGTTACAATAGGAGTTTTGTAATTTATGATGCTGCAGACCAAGTGACATTAGTCAAAGACTGCCTTAAAGAATTAAATTTAAGTGATAAAGTATTTGAACCAAAGGCCGTTATAAGTGCTATTTCAGGGGCAAAAGATAAGCTTTATACGCCAAAGCAGTTTAAAGATATGAATATGTCGGATAATAGAATGGTTAAAATTGCAGATATTTATGCTTTATATCAAGACCGTTTAAAGAGAAATAGTGCACTTGATTTTGACGATTTAATACTTAAAACTGTAGAACTTTTTAAGGCTAATGATGAAGTGTTAGCTTATTACAGAAGTAGATTTAGATACATAATGGTAGATGAGTATCAGGATACAAGTAAAGCTCAATATGAGCTAATAAAATTATTAGCTAGAGAACATCAAAATATCTGTGTTGTTGGAGATGATGACCAAAGTATTTATGGATGGAGAGGCGCTGATATAAGAAACATACTTGAATTTGAAAAAGACTATGATAATGTACATGTTGTAAAACTAGAACAAAATTATAGGTCTACACAAGTAATATTAGATGCAGCTAACAAAGTTATATCTAATAATATAGAAAGAAAAAGAAAAAAGCTTTGGAGTGAAAAGAAAGAAGGAGAACTTATAAAGATACAGCTAACTGGCAGTGAAATAGAAGAGGCTGACTTTATAGCTGACTCAATTGCACAAATAGCTAGGAAAGAGAAAAGACCATACAAAGATTTTGCAGTACTTTATAGAGCAAATGCACAGGCGAGACCTGTGGAAGACGCTTTAAATAGAAGTCAAATTCCATATAATATATATGGTGGTACAAAATTTTATGAAAGAAAAGAAATAAAGGACTTAGTAGCGTATTTAAGAGTTATTCAAAATCCACAGGATGACATATCTATAAAAAGAATTATAAACGTTCCTAGAAGAGGTATAGGGCTTAGAACTATAGAGAAAATTGAAGATAGAGCCAATCTGAAACAAGAGAGTATATATTCAGTTTTAATTGATATAGAAACAAATTCTGATATATCCACAAAAGCTAGAGCAAGTATAAGTGGATTTGTTGATATTATAGGTACACTTAGAACTATAAAAGAAGTCTATCCTGTTAGTAAGTTAATAGAAAAAGTTTTGGACACTACAGGCTATATGGATGAACTTGTAGAGATAAGAAATAAAAATGAAAAAGATTTAACTGGTAAAGGTGAAGAAGCTCAAGATAGAATTGATAATTTAAGAGAATTTATATCTATAGCACTAGAGTTTGAAAGTAGTAGCGATGATACTTATGAAAATAAAGATTTAGAGACATTTTTAACTAGTATAGCACTTACATCTGAATCTAATGATGAAGAGGACAATGATAGAGTTTCTCTTATGACAATTCATACATCTAAAGGGTTGGAGTTTCCAGTTGTATTTTTGACAGGTATGGAAGAAGGTCTATTTCCTATCTCAAGAGCTATAAAGTCTTTGAGTGAATCTCAAATAGAAGAAGAGAGAAGGCTTTGTTATGTGGGTATAACTAGAGCTAAAGAAGAGTTATACATGTCACTAACGGAAAAGAGAACACTATATGGTAAAACAAATGTTGCAATAGCTTCAAGATTTATGGAAGAACTACCAGAAGAATGTATAGAAAGATTGTACAAAATGAAAAAAGAATTAAGTTATTCTAAAGCAAGTTATAATATGTTAGATAAATATACTAAAAAGTATATGAATACTATAAGTAAATCTAAAGTTGCAGATAACGTTAATGCTACAATAAAAGATTCAAATAAAGAGACTAATCCAGAAGATATAAAGCTTGGTTCTAAAGTACATCATCCTAAATTTGGGGTTGGAACAGTAGTGTCTATAACTGGAACAGATGTTACTATAGCCTTTGACAAGCAAGGAATAAAAAAAATAAATAAAGAATATACAACACTAGATATTTTATAA
- a CDS encoding patatin-like phospholipase family protein — translation MKLGLCLEGGGAKGAYQAGVVKALYDNGINKFYSISGTSIGAINGYYLYTGNVDNLEKMWTNIKDIQNGNVKIVNNTVDNSPAIDNLRELDNSKIEKMNFYVNYVEVNNKVVSEKVVNVSKMSKDEAILSISYSGLLPSNPNATLGFKEQFMKDVQDGIYDGFKLDGGLIRSALIEPLIVDNVDKIILISTKYNYDLPDGIKKIYDEDKIIVVRPNTQFAPKDTLNFDDEFCKTIYQEGYEIGKNILDRV, via the coding sequence ATGAAATTAGGATTATGCTTAGAAGGTGGAGGAGCAAAAGGAGCTTACCAAGCAGGGGTAGTTAAGGCTTTATATGATAATGGGATAAATAAATTTTATTCAATTTCAGGGACATCAATAGGGGCAATAAATGGATATTATTTATACACAGGTAATGTTGATAACTTAGAAAAAATGTGGACAAATATAAAAGATATCCAGAATGGAAATGTGAAAATAGTAAATAATACTGTGGATAATTCTCCTGCTATAGACAACCTAAGAGAACTAGATAATAGTAAAATAGAGAAAATGAACTTCTATGTTAATTATGTGGAAGTTAATAATAAAGTAGTATCAGAAAAGGTTGTAAATGTATCAAAGATGTCTAAAGATGAAGCTATTTTAAGCATTTCATATAGTGGATTATTACCATCAAATCCAAATGCCACTCTTGGATTTAAAGAACAATTTATGAAGGATGTTCAAGATGGTATTTATGATGGTTTTAAATTGGATGGAGGTCTAATTAGGAGTGCATTAATTGAGCCTTTAATTGTGGATAATGTGGATAAAATTATTTTGATATCCACAAAGTATAATTATGATTTACCAGATGGCATCAAAAAAATATATGATGAAGATAAAATAATAGTAGTTAGACCTAATACTCAATTTGCGCCTAAAGATACTCTTAACTTTGATGATGAGTTTTGTAAAACTATATATCAAGAAGGATATGAAATAGGAAAAAATATACTTGATAGAGTTTAA
- a CDS encoding energy-coupling factor ABC transporter ATP-binding protein → MFKINNLTYQYEKNANALLNINMDFSKGNVIGIIGSNGSGKSTLFMNLMGILKPTSGEILFKEEKLKYDKKSLYNLRKNVGIVFQDPEKQIFYSKVYDDIAFAMRNIGMDEKLIKERINKALIAVNGIDFIDRPVHFLSYGQKKRVAIASVIAMENEIVLLDEPTAGLDPVSTRSIVDIIKRLDKSNIKIVISSHDMNLMYEICDYIYVLDKGILIDEGNAESVFVNENNIIQAGLESPWLVKVHKNMNLPLFKKEEDLYKYWKERDLIQINN, encoded by the coding sequence ATGTTTAAAATAAATAATTTAACATATCAATATGAAAAAAATGCTAATGCATTACTAAACATTAATATGGATTTCTCAAAGGGAAATGTTATAGGTATAATAGGCTCAAATGGTTCAGGAAAGTCAACTTTGTTTATGAACTTAATGGGGATATTAAAGCCTACATCTGGAGAAATACTTTTCAAAGAAGAAAAGTTAAAGTATGATAAGAAGAGTTTGTATAATCTTAGAAAAAATGTAGGGATTGTTTTTCAAGACCCAGAAAAACAAATATTTTACTCAAAAGTATATGATGATATAGCATTTGCTATGAGAAACATTGGAATGGATGAAAAACTTATTAAAGAGAGAATAAACAAAGCTTTGATAGCTGTTAATGGAATAGATTTTATAGATAGACCAGTACACTTTTTAAGTTATGGTCAGAAAAAAAGAGTAGCAATTGCATCAGTTATAGCAATGGAAAATGAAATTGTATTGCTTGATGAGCCTACAGCTGGATTAGACCCAGTAAGCACTAGGTCTATTGTAGATATAATAAAGAGATTAGATAAAAGTAATATAAAAATAGTAATATCCAGTCATGATATGAATTTAATGTATGAGATATGCGATTATATATATGTGCTGGATAAGGGGATTTTAATTGATGAAGGAAATGCAGAAAGTGTATTTGTAAATGAGAACAATATTATACAAGCTGGATTAGAATCTCCATGGTTAGTAAAGGTACATAAAAATATGAACTTACCTTTATTTAAGAAAGAAGAAGATTTGTATAAGTACTGGAAAGAAAGAGACTTAATACAAATAAATAATTAA